Proteins encoded in a region of the Bacteroidota bacterium genome:
- a CDS encoding threonylcarbamoyl-AMP synthase, whose translation MLIRLNNEHPDSKTLSQIATCLKNGGIIIYPTDTVYALGCDITQNKALERICKLKNIKPEKSKFAFVCSDLSHLSEFSKPIPNHIFRIMKKALPGPYTFILEANSNVPKMIKQERKTVGIRVPDNIICREIINTLGNPIISTSLVDTTDDILEYFSDPEMIHQQYGDMVDMVIDGGHGNIYASTVIDCSKPEIEVIREGLGSLDVLD comes from the coding sequence TTGCCACGTGTTTAAAAAACGGAGGTATCATCATTTATCCTACCGATACAGTATACGCTTTAGGTTGTGATATAACACAAAACAAAGCACTTGAAAGAATTTGCAAACTCAAAAACATTAAACCTGAAAAATCAAAATTCGCATTTGTTTGCAGTGATTTAAGCCATTTATCGGAATTCAGTAAGCCAATTCCAAACCACATTTTTCGAATCATGAAGAAGGCATTGCCCGGACCTTACACCTTTATTTTGGAAGCGAATAGCAATGTGCCAAAAATGATTAAACAAGAACGAAAAACCGTTGGCATTCGTGTACCGGATAATATTATTTGTCGGGAAATCATCAATACCTTAGGTAATCCGATAATTTCTACCAGCCTCGTGGATACCACCGATGATATACTCGAATATTTTTCCGACCCTGAAATGATACATCAACAATATGGCGATATGGTAGATATGGTTATTGATGGCGGACACGGAAACATCTATGCGTCGACCGTTATAGACTGCTCAAAACCCGAAATTGAAGTGATACGCGAAGGCTTGGGAAGTTTGGACGTGTTGGATTAA
- a CDS encoding T9SS type A sorting domain-containing protein, translated as MDSKSQCASGKYTYTLSGNIATDIYVTNGDTVLIDSTANLIGNLYVINSRVVNCGNITNSKIKLKGNWLGFNGKLENFGNIKSDSILVDTIGDIHNYHIIDAMYTYIGVDGNIDNWVLHKTDYLEMNKSWYYFNIGHLFINRKLNVTDTRIRNEYMIRCKNQFLLDSSSRLFNGCTIYVDSLFHNKGYVTVTSLSSPKYSKIIIQEQSINSGSIYYMDICDLTSFNSGSFDLNTGTLNSITLCQVPISCPDYTTIRIEENDLENQRIYVFPNPANSQINIKGLDNHEEYTLNIKNILGEIVFTTYNTQNIEISSLSNGTYFIEVVKKGLIIKAIKFIKS; from the coding sequence TTGGACTCAAAAAGCCAATGTGCCTCAGGCAAATACACGTATACCCTAAGTGGTAATATTGCAACAGATATTTATGTAACGAACGGAGATACTGTTCTAATCGATTCAACCGCAAACCTGATTGGCAATTTATATGTCATAAATTCCAGAGTTGTGAACTGCGGCAACATTACAAACTCTAAAATTAAATTAAAAGGAAATTGGTTGGGTTTTAATGGCAAGCTTGAAAATTTCGGAAATATAAAATCTGATTCTATCCTTGTTGATACTATTGGTGATATTCATAACTACCACATTATTGACGCTATGTACACCTACATTGGTGTAGACGGAAACATCGATAATTGGGTTCTTCACAAAACAGATTATCTTGAAATGAATAAATCATGGTATTACTTTAATATTGGTCATTTATTTATTAATAGAAAACTAAATGTTACAGATACCCGAATAAGGAATGAGTATATGATACGGTGCAAAAATCAATTCCTATTGGATTCTTCATCACGTCTCTTTAATGGCTGCACAATTTACGTGGATTCACTATTTCATAATAAAGGTTATGTTACCGTTACATCATTAAGCAGTCCAAAATATTCTAAAATAATAATTCAAGAGCAAAGCATTAATTCCGGTAGTATTTATTATATGGATATTTGTGATCTGACAAGCTTTAACTCAGGAAGTTTTGATCTCAACACAGGAACACTCAATAGTATCACTTTATGCCAGGTACCAATTTCATGTCCTGATTATACAACAATTCGAATTGAGGAAAATGATTTAGAAAACCAGAGGATTTATGTATTTCCTAACCCTGCAAACTCTCAAATAAACATAAAGGGCTTGGACAATCATGAAGAATACACGCTTAACATTAAAAATATTCTTGGGGAGATAGTATTCACCACTTACAATACTCAAAATATTGAAATTTCAAGTCTGAGTAATGGAACATACTTTATAGAAGTGGTTAAGAAGGGGCTTATAATAAAAGCGATAAAGTTTATAAAGAGTTGA
- the aroQ gene encoding type II 3-dehydroquinate dehydratase — MKLIIINGPNLNLLGIREKEVYGNKTFDDYFEELKERYPQVELEYYQNNVEGELINEIQEKGFLYDGIILNAGGYTHTSVAIADAVKAVKAPVVEVHISNIFAREDYRHVSYLGKNCAGSISGFGLKSYDLAIEYFLKN, encoded by the coding sequence ATGAAGTTAATCATAATTAACGGACCAAATTTAAATCTTTTAGGGATAAGAGAGAAAGAGGTTTATGGTAATAAAACCTTTGATGATTATTTTGAAGAGTTGAAGGAAAGGTATCCTCAGGTGGAGTTGGAGTATTATCAAAATAATGTAGAAGGCGAATTAATAAACGAGATTCAGGAAAAAGGATTTTTATACGACGGTATCATTTTGAATGCCGGAGGATATACGCATACTTCGGTAGCTATTGCGGATGCCGTGAAAGCCGTGAAAGCCCCTGTGGTGGAAGTACACATCAGTAATATTTTTGCGCGTGAAGATTACCGTCACGTTTCCTATTTAGGTAAAAATTGCGCAGGAAGTATTTCCGGTTTCGGATTGAAAAGCTACGATTTGGCGATTGAGTATTTTTTGAAAAATTAA
- the xerD gene encoding site-specific tyrosine recombinase XerD produces the protein MSNWSSYKTRFKQYLQLERSLSKNSIEAYADDLNKLELFSQTELNNLSPLQLNLKHLQAFVKYISEMGFTPTSQARIISGIKTFYKFLLLENELKQSPAELLEAPKTTRKLPVFLSIEEIDKLIAQIDRSSPEGERNITLLETMYGCGLRVSELVTLKISDLHLNEDYIKVTGKGSKERLVPIGKTAKKLLLNYINNVRVHLPVKKNAGDFIFLNRRGSPLSRVMVFYIIKDLANKAGIKKKMSPHTFRHSFATHLVEGGADLRAVQEMLGHESITTTEIYTHLDRQYLRDNILSYHPRNKKR, from the coding sequence TTGAGTAACTGGTCATCTTATAAAACACGGTTTAAGCAGTACCTTCAATTGGAGCGTTCCCTCTCTAAAAACTCTATTGAAGCCTATGCCGATGACTTGAACAAATTGGAATTATTTTCTCAAACAGAACTAAATAACTTATCACCGCTTCAGCTCAATTTAAAACACTTACAAGCCTTTGTAAAATACATTTCTGAAATGGGATTTACCCCCACTTCTCAGGCACGCATTATTTCGGGTATTAAAACCTTTTACAAGTTTCTTCTTCTCGAAAATGAATTGAAGCAGAGTCCGGCCGAATTACTGGAAGCACCCAAAACAACCCGTAAGTTGCCTGTTTTTTTGAGCATTGAAGAAATTGATAAACTCATCGCGCAAATTGATCGCAGCAGTCCCGAAGGAGAAAGAAACATCACGCTTCTAGAAACCATGTACGGGTGCGGTTTACGCGTAAGTGAATTGGTAACTTTAAAAATTAGCGACTTGCACCTTAACGAAGATTACATTAAAGTAACAGGTAAAGGGAGTAAAGAAAGACTAGTACCCATTGGCAAGACAGCAAAAAAACTTTTACTGAATTACATTAACAATGTGCGTGTGCATTTGCCGGTTAAAAAAAATGCCGGTGATTTCATCTTTTTAAATCGTCGCGGTTCTCCGCTTTCACGCGTGATGGTTTTTTACATCATTAAGGATTTGGCCAATAAAGCCGGTATCAAGAAGAAGATGAGTCCGCATACCTTCCGTCACTCCTTTGCCACCCATTTAGTGGAAGGCGGCGCCGATTTAAGAGCCGTTCAGGAAATGCTGGGCCACGAAAGCATTACTACAACTGAAATTTATACGCATCTCGACAGACAATATTTGAGGGATAATATTCTGAGCTATCATCCGCGTAATAAAAAGCGTTAA
- a CDS encoding type II toxin-antitoxin system RelE/ParE family toxin, producing MNPYRVTLSKTAQKQLDKLPDNVALPIIKTIKKLSLNPRPHGYKKLKGRDAFRVRQGNYRIIYEIHDQILLVAVIAIGHRKNIYE from the coding sequence ATGAATCCATATAGAGTTACTTTGTCTAAAACAGCTCAAAAACAACTAGACAAGCTTCCGGATAATGTTGCTCTTCCAATTATTAAAACAATAAAAAAATTATCCCTAAATCCACGTCCACATGGTTATAAAAAACTGAAGGGTCGTGACGCCTTTAGGGTACGGCAAGGAAACTACAGAATTATTTATGAAATTCATGATCAAATTCTATTGGTAGCGGTTATTGCAATTGGACACAGAAAAAATATTTACGAATAA
- a CDS encoding 4-hydroxy-3-methylbut-2-enyl diphosphate reductase, producing the protein MKTFNVPEFYRSPIISAVKTYRKTQDPRKKDNSPTVLDFGPVKYYIARHFGFCYGVENAIEIAFKALDENPGKRIFLLSQMIHNPEVNKDLTERGVLFLQDTHGEQLISFDTLTANDVVIIPAFGAPLNILELLEKKGIQTEKYNTTCPFVERVWKKSEQIGKTNHTIIIHGKYNHEETRSTFSRSSVHSKAVVVRDLEEAKVLASFILENKSQADFEKTFSGKFSEGFDIKKDFEKVGVINQTTMLASETEEIANYFKSVMEEKYGVGEIKNHFADTHDTLCYATNENQDATYGLMKSDADLAIVIGGYNSSNTSHLVELLEKKFPTYFISSAKEIESNTRIHHFDYPNKKHLSTENFLPSKTPLKVIITSGASCPDSLLDEVMHKINSYYSGVKSVQEMLSAISTIHLS; encoded by the coding sequence ATGAAAACCTTCAATGTTCCTGAGTTTTACCGCAGTCCGATTATTTCGGCTGTAAAAACCTATCGTAAAACACAGGACCCACGCAAGAAAGATAATTCACCGACTGTTCTGGATTTTGGTCCGGTTAAATATTACATCGCGCGACATTTCGGTTTTTGTTATGGTGTAGAAAACGCCATTGAAATTGCATTTAAAGCTTTAGATGAAAATCCGGGCAAAAGAATTTTCTTGCTCAGTCAAATGATACACAATCCGGAAGTAAATAAAGACCTAACGGAGAGAGGCGTTTTGTTTCTGCAAGATACACATGGCGAACAATTGATTTCATTTGATACGCTCACTGCGAATGACGTTGTTATTATTCCTGCTTTTGGAGCACCGCTTAATATTTTGGAGTTACTTGAGAAAAAAGGAATTCAAACAGAAAAGTATAATACGACTTGTCCGTTTGTGGAAAGAGTTTGGAAAAAATCCGAGCAAATAGGAAAAACCAATCACACCATTATCATTCACGGTAAATACAATCACGAAGAAACGCGCTCTACATTTTCGAGAAGCAGTGTGCACAGTAAAGCTGTTGTTGTTCGTGATTTAGAAGAAGCGAAAGTTTTGGCTTCCTTCATATTAGAAAATAAAAGTCAGGCTGATTTTGAGAAAACCTTCAGTGGCAAATTTTCTGAAGGATTTGATATCAAAAAAGATTTTGAAAAAGTTGGTGTTATTAATCAAACAACCATGCTAGCTTCCGAAACAGAGGAAATTGCCAACTATTTTAAATCGGTTATGGAAGAGAAGTATGGTGTGGGAGAAATTAAGAATCATTTCGCAGATACGCATGATACGTTATGTTATGCCACCAACGAAAATCAGGATGCGACTTACGGTTTAATGAAATCGGATGCGGATTTGGCGATTGTAATAGGCGGCTATAATAGCAGTAACACTTCACATTTGGTGGAGTTGCTGGAGAAAAAATTCCCAACCTATTTTATTTCATCTGCAAAAGAAATTGAAAGCAACACACGCATTCATCATTTCGATTACCCGAATAAAAAACACCTCAGCACCGAAAACTTTTTACCATCGAAAACACCGCTTAAAGTAATTATTACCAGCGGTGCTTCTTGTCCGGATTCTCTGCTCGATGAAGTCATGCATAAAATTAATTCTTATTACAGCGGAGTGAAGTCTGTGCAAGAGATGTTAAGCGCCATAAGCACCATCCATTTATCTTAA
- a CDS encoding 3'-5' exonuclease, with product MKLNLTRPLAFIDLETTGVNVASDRIVEICILKVNTDNSTEVKTMRINPGIPIPDASSRIHKIYDSDVKDCPAFKQVAAQLANFIGNADIAGYNSNKFDVPLLLEEFLRAEVDFDLSNRRLIDVQNIFHIMEPRTLAAAYKFYCDKSIENAHSAEADIKATYEVFLAQLKKYENTEVSDAKGNLVKPVKNDMQVLSELTAKTKNVDLAGRIIFNDAGVEVFAFGKHKDKPVVEVFEKEPSYYSWMMNGDFPLYTKKIITQIRLRMKK from the coding sequence ATGAAACTGAATTTAACGCGCCCTTTGGCATTTATTGATTTGGAAACTACAGGTGTGAATGTGGCCAGCGATCGAATTGTTGAGATTTGTATTTTAAAAGTAAATACCGATAATAGCACGGAAGTTAAAACCATGCGCATCAATCCGGGAATACCCATTCCTGATGCTTCATCGCGTATTCATAAAATTTACGATAGCGATGTGAAAGATTGCCCCGCATTTAAACAGGTAGCCGCACAACTCGCGAATTTTATTGGTAATGCCGATATAGCGGGATACAACTCGAACAAATTTGATGTGCCTTTATTACTTGAAGAATTTTTACGCGCTGAAGTTGATTTTGATTTATCGAATCGTCGGTTAATAGATGTGCAGAATATTTTTCACATCATGGAACCGCGTACATTGGCTGCAGCGTATAAATTTTACTGCGATAAATCCATTGAAAACGCGCACAGTGCAGAGGCTGATATAAAAGCAACATACGAAGTGTTTTTAGCGCAACTGAAAAAATACGAAAACACTGAAGTGTCCGATGCGAAAGGCAATTTAGTTAAGCCTGTAAAAAACGATATGCAGGTACTCAGTGAACTGACCGCTAAAACAAAAAATGTGGATTTAGCAGGCAGAATTATTTTCAACGACGCCGGTGTAGAAGTTTTTGCTTTCGGAAAACATAAAGACAAACCGGTTGTAGAAGTTTTTGAAAAAGAACCTTCGTATTACAGCTGGATGATGAATGGCGATTTTCCGCTTTACACCAAAAAAATCATTACGCAGATACGGTTACGCATGAAGAAATAA
- a CDS encoding carboxypeptidase-like regulatory domain-containing protein — MYRILLILFCCHWSLGQVALSGRITEEKSGLPVPYASVGISGKHYGTLSNSDGFFTLKLPYLTEKDTLKISAIGYEPATFAKPDLKGFTNKVISLKPVLVELKTVDIKAKIVKRKVLGTTKYSTKNCTAFVTEDENWLGSQAAILAGNKKGQSVYIENFSFYIIKNTFEDSIKFRLMFYAVSPKGYPYQSFLKRPVIFKTNVKQGIVTVDLKDYYITTDDDFFISLECLEEKMDATKFCFAGSVNTPSYCKTKVFGYWRRVKGGGADFNVTVSYLKK; from the coding sequence TTGTATAGGATACTACTCATACTTTTTTGCTGTCACTGGTCGCTTGGTCAGGTTGCTTTGAGCGGACGAATTACCGAGGAGAAATCGGGCTTACCGGTGCCTTACGCTTCTGTGGGAATTTCCGGAAAACATTACGGAACACTCAGCAATTCGGATGGTTTTTTTACTTTAAAACTACCTTATCTTACCGAGAAAGACACACTCAAAATTTCGGCCATTGGGTATGAACCGGCAACCTTTGCAAAGCCCGATTTGAAAGGGTTTACCAATAAAGTAATTTCTTTAAAGCCCGTGTTAGTTGAATTGAAGACGGTTGACATTAAAGCAAAAATTGTAAAACGAAAAGTATTGGGAACCACTAAATACAGTACTAAAAATTGCACGGCTTTTGTAACAGAAGATGAAAACTGGCTGGGCTCTCAAGCGGCCATTTTAGCCGGAAACAAAAAAGGACAATCGGTATACATCGAAAACTTCAGCTTTTACATCATAAAAAACACATTTGAAGATTCGATAAAATTCCGACTGATGTTTTACGCGGTGTCTCCCAAGGGCTATCCGTATCAATCTTTTTTAAAACGTCCGGTTATTTTTAAAACCAATGTGAAGCAGGGGATAGTCACGGTAGATTTAAAGGATTACTATATCACAACGGATGATGATTTTTTCATCAGCTTAGAATGTCTGGAAGAAAAAATGGATGCCACTAAATTTTGTTTTGCAGGATCTGTCAATACGCCTTCTTATTGCAAGACGAAAGTATTTGGTTATTGGCGTAGGGTAAAAGGTGGTGGAGCCGATTTTAATGTAACGGTTTCTTATTTGAAGAAGTAA
- a CDS encoding ATP-binding cassette domain-containing protein: MITVSNVSLQYGKRVLFDEVEVKFTPGNCYGIIGANGAGKSTFMKILSGEIEPTKGQVSITPGQRMSVLKQNHFEFDEFTVLDTVLMGNKKLYKIIKEKEAIYAKPDFSEADGLKASELEADFAEMNGWNAESDAAEMLCNLGVNVESHYKLMKDLTGKEKVKVLLSQALFGNPDILLMDEPTNDLDVETITWLENFLADFQNTVIVISHDRHFLDAVCTHICDIDYSKLKTYTGNYSFWYQMSQLALRQRSDQNKKLEDKRAELQDFVRRFSANASKSRQATSRKKLLEKLVIDEIPASTRRYPGIIFKQEREAGDQILHIENLSKSNADGLLFSKANINVRKGDKIAFLSRNHLAITALFNIINEVEKPDTGEYKFGTTIHKAYLPNDNSEFFKSDLNLMDWLRQFSKDKDESYIRGFLGKMLFSGEEVLKKCNVLSGGEKVRCMTSRMMLFNPNMLILDEPTNHLDMESIIAYNDAMKDFTGTILFTSHDHELVQTVANRIIELTPNGIIDKVCTYDEYLESAAVKEQREKLYGSLAK, encoded by the coding sequence ATGATTACAGTATCGAATGTGAGTTTGCAATATGGCAAACGTGTTTTATTTGACGAAGTAGAGGTAAAATTTACACCCGGAAATTGCTATGGCATTATTGGCGCAAACGGTGCCGGTAAATCAACCTTTATGAAAATTCTTTCCGGAGAAATTGAGCCTACAAAAGGCCAGGTTAGTATAACGCCCGGTCAACGCATGAGTGTATTAAAACAAAATCACTTTGAGTTCGATGAATTTACTGTGTTAGATACTGTTTTAATGGGTAATAAAAAGCTTTACAAAATCATTAAAGAAAAAGAAGCTATTTATGCTAAGCCTGATTTCAGTGAAGCCGATGGATTAAAAGCCTCTGAATTAGAAGCGGATTTTGCTGAAATGAATGGTTGGAACGCAGAGAGTGATGCCGCCGAAATGCTTTGCAATTTAGGTGTGAATGTGGAGAGTCATTACAAACTCATGAAAGATTTAACCGGTAAGGAAAAAGTAAAAGTTCTCTTATCGCAAGCTTTGTTTGGTAATCCCGACATTCTGTTAATGGATGAGCCTACTAACGACTTAGACGTGGAAACAATTACCTGGCTCGAAAACTTTTTGGCTGATTTTCAGAATACCGTTATAGTAATTTCCCACGATCGTCACTTTTTAGACGCGGTGTGTACACACATTTGTGATATTGATTACAGTAAATTAAAAACCTACACGGGTAACTATAGCTTCTGGTATCAAATGAGTCAGTTAGCTTTGCGTCAACGTTCTGATCAAAATAAAAAATTAGAAGATAAACGCGCGGAGTTACAAGATTTCGTGAGAAGATTTAGCGCGAATGCCAGTAAATCGCGACAAGCAACCAGTCGTAAAAAATTATTAGAGAAATTAGTGATTGATGAAATCCCGGCGAGTACGCGTCGCTATCCGGGCATTATTTTCAAGCAGGAACGTGAAGCCGGCGATCAGATTTTACACATTGAGAATTTATCAAAATCGAATGCGGATGGTTTATTATTTTCAAAAGCCAACATTAATGTGCGTAAAGGAGATAAAATTGCGTTTTTAAGTCGTAACCATTTAGCCATTACCGCATTATTTAATATTATTAATGAAGTTGAAAAACCGGATACAGGAGAATACAAATTTGGTACAACCATACATAAAGCTTATTTACCAAACGACAACTCTGAGTTCTTTAAAAGCGATTTAAACTTAATGGATTGGTTAAGACAATTCAGCAAGGATAAAGACGAGAGTTACATACGCGGGTTTTTAGGTAAAATGTTATTCAGCGGTGAGGAAGTATTAAAGAAATGTAATGTATTATCGGGTGGAGAAAAAGTACGTTGCATGACCAGTAGAATGATGCTGTTTAATCCGAATATGTTGATTCTGGATGAACCCACCAATCACTTAGACATGGAAAGCATTATTGCCTATAACGATGCCATGAAAGATTTCACCGGAACTATTTTATTTACCAGTCATGACCACGAGTTAGTGCAAACGGTAGCTAACCGAATTATTGAGTTAACACCAAATGGCATCATCGATAAAGTTTGTACTTACGACGAGTACCTTGAAAGCGCGGCTGTAAAAGAGCAGAGAGAAAAGCTCTATGGTAGTTTAGCAAAGTAA